The following proteins come from a genomic window of Peptoniphilus equinus:
- a CDS encoding phage/plasmid primase, P4 family produces the protein MNLENIPKYLKENASWCLWKYETRNNKETKIPFNPTTEGYASVNNPKTFTSFDKASEKLSSYDGLGIRVDGKLVAIDVDDCVINGVLNDLAKEIISHFPQSYIEFSPSGKGLRIFTFLPNSITYNKDIYKMKTKKVEVYVAGFTNRFVTVTGHVYQEGEIVEESNGLLWLLEKYLKREKQSKSTKQNFKSYLNDEEVIEKASNAINKEKFLNLWAGNIKDYPSYSEADLALTSILAFYAGGNADQIDRLFRQSELFRDKWDENRGGKTYGEITIEKAISSLKEVYKPIARIDPSIEFDLSIEKLKEMGLPLSSKYSWTDIGAGKIFADFHKDSLRYVPERKAWYFYEDGIWIADTGSLKAMKLCMKLANLLHILALDIEDEHKRKAYIKFSNRWQARGYRVSVLKDAEVHHPLNVSDFDKDSYLLNCTNGTLNLRTMEFYEHRSSDYLSKMADVIYDPHSLNERWNIYIDEIMSGDKEKANFLQKILGYGLTGDTRHECMAILYGMTTRNGKGTLCESILKVLGTYACSSRPETLALKNKVNSSGPSEEIARLAGVRFVNIPEPGKGLPLNVAQVKSLTGNDTINARFLHENSFDFKPQFKIYINTNYLPIVNDVTVFTSGRMLIIPFDRHFTEEEQDKTLKTEFAKEEVKSAILNWLIEGYKLLQKEGLTIPDSVKDATLKYQKESDKIAIFMEDCLEEGKDYEVRTSEVYERYRSWSLENGYYLESMKTFKQSLESKATIKRKRPKDGKHKTTVLTGYRLISEFL, from the coding sequence GTGAATTTAGAAAATATACCAAAGTATTTAAAAGAAAATGCAAGCTGGTGCTTATGGAAATATGAAACAAGAAATAATAAGGAGACAAAGATACCTTTTAATCCAACTACAGAAGGCTATGCATCCGTTAATAATCCAAAGACTTTTACATCCTTTGATAAAGCATCTGAAAAACTTAGTTCCTATGATGGACTTGGGATAAGAGTTGATGGAAAACTCGTAGCTATTGATGTGGATGACTGTGTAATCAACGGAGTTTTAAATGATTTAGCAAAGGAAATAATTAGCCATTTTCCACAGTCATACATTGAATTTAGTCCAAGTGGTAAGGGACTTAGAATCTTTACTTTTCTACCAAACTCAATAACTTACAACAAGGACATCTACAAGATGAAAACTAAAAAAGTTGAAGTCTATGTTGCTGGCTTTACGAATCGCTTTGTAACTGTGACAGGTCATGTCTATCAAGAAGGTGAGATTGTCGAAGAATCCAATGGATTACTCTGGCTTTTAGAAAAATATCTGAAAAGAGAAAAACAAAGTAAATCTACTAAACAAAATTTTAAAAGCTATTTAAATGATGAGGAAGTTATTGAAAAAGCATCTAATGCAATTAATAAAGAGAAATTTTTAAATCTATGGGCTGGAAACATTAAAGACTATCCCTCTTACAGTGAAGCAGACCTAGCTTTAACTTCAATCCTTGCATTTTATGCAGGTGGAAATGCTGACCAGATAGATAGGCTCTTTAGACAATCGGAACTTTTTAGGGATAAGTGGGATGAAAATCGAGGAGGAAAAACCTACGGAGAAATAACCATTGAAAAAGCAATCTCCTCTTTAAAAGAAGTCTATAAGCCTATTGCAAGAATAGACCCAAGTATCGAGTTTGACTTATCTATTGAAAAGTTAAAAGAAATGGGACTTCCTTTATCTTCAAAGTATTCATGGACAGATATAGGTGCAGGAAAAATTTTTGCAGACTTTCATAAGGATTCTCTTCGCTATGTTCCAGAAAGGAAAGCCTGGTATTTCTACGAAGACGGAATCTGGATAGCTGATACTGGAAGTTTAAAAGCTATGAAATTATGTATGAAACTTGCAAACCTACTTCATATCCTTGCCCTTGATATTGAAGATGAACATAAAAGAAAAGCTTATATCAAATTCTCAAACAGATGGCAAGCAAGAGGTTATAGGGTCAGCGTATTAAAAGATGCAGAGGTTCATCATCCATTAAATGTATCTGACTTCGATAAAGACTCCTACCTTCTAAACTGTACAAATGGGACTTTAAATCTAAGAACAATGGAATTTTACGAGCACAGAAGTTCTGACTATTTAAGCAAAATGGCTGATGTTATCTATGATCCTCACTCATTAAATGAGAGATGGAACATCTACATTGATGAAATTATGAGTGGAGATAAAGAAAAAGCTAATTTCCTACAAAAGATATTAGGTTATGGGCTTACAGGAGATACAAGGCATGAGTGCATGGCAATTCTTTATGGAATGACCACGAGAAATGGCAAAGGAACTCTTTGTGAATCCATATTAAAAGTCCTCGGAACTTATGCCTGTTCATCAAGACCTGAAACACTAGCTCTAAAAAACAAAGTAAATAGTTCTGGACCCAGTGAAGAGATAGCGAGACTTGCAGGAGTACGCTTTGTAAATATTCCAGAGCCAGGCAAGGGACTACCCTTAAATGTTGCACAAGTTAAAAGTCTTACTGGTAATGACACTATTAATGCAAGATTTCTACATGAGAATTCCTTTGACTTTAAACCTCAATTTAAAATCTACATCAACACCAACTACCTACCCATAGTTAATGATGTGACTGTATTTACCAGTGGAAGAATGCTCATCATTCCCTTTGACAGGCATTTTACTGAAGAGGAACAAGATAAAACATTAAAGACAGAATTTGCAAAAGAAGAAGTAAAGTCTGCAATCTTAAACTGGCTTATTGAAGGCTACAAACTTTTACAAAAAGAAGGATTAACTATTCCTGATTCAGTAAAAGATGCAACTCTTAAATACCAAAAGGAATCAGATAAGATTGCTATCTTTATGGAAGATTGCTTAGAAGAAGGGAAAGACTATGAAGTTAGAACCTCTGAAGTTTACGAAAGGTATAGGTCTTGGTCTTTAGAAAATGGCTACTATCTTGAAAGCATGAAGACCTTTAAGCAATCTCTGGAATCTAAAGCAACCATCAAAAGAAAAAGACCTAAGGATGGAAAACACAAGACCACAGTCCTAACAGGCTATAGGTTAATTTCTGAATTTCTATAA
- a CDS encoding helix-turn-helix domain-containing protein — protein MGFSYDKLWKKLIDEKMNKLDLQKAINTTPHTIAKMGRDENVSMEILGRICKYFKCDISEILEYRNK, from the coding sequence ATGGGATTTTCCTATGATAAATTATGGAAAAAATTAATAGATGAAAAGATGAATAAACTAGACTTACAAAAAGCCATAAACACAACTCCTCATACCATAGCTAAAATGGGACGAGATGAAAATGTTAGTATGGAGATACTTGGTAGAATTTGTAAATATTTTAAGTGTGATATATCAGAAATATTGGAGTATAGAAATAAGTGA
- a CDS encoding response regulator transcription factor, which translates to MKKILIIEDDKNLNKGLSIALNKEYEIFSVNTISEAKNFIDDADLILLDMNLPDGDGLEIIKYIRETSSIPIIVLSAIDLEAYIISAINLGADDYLTKPFSLGILEAKIKRAFEKIVSSDLNLYKKEGLDFNFNESNFYVDNKNIDLTRTETKILYYLIKNKSQVITKELLFDFVWGIDDEFIDQNTLSVNISRIRNKLKPYDPIETVFGVGYKWQF; encoded by the coding sequence ATGAAAAAGATATTAATAATTGAAGATGATAAAAATTTAAATAAAGGACTTTCCATAGCCTTAAATAAAGAATATGAAATTTTTTCTGTAAACACAATTAGTGAAGCTAAAAATTTTATTGATGATGCGGATTTGATTTTACTCGATATGAACTTACCAGATGGAGATGGTCTTGAAATAATAAAATATATCAGAGAAACTTCATCAATTCCCATTATAGTTTTATCTGCCATAGATCTTGAAGCATATATCATTTCAGCTATAAATTTAGGGGCAGACGACTATTTAACCAAGCCTTTTTCTTTAGGAATCCTAGAAGCAAAGATAAAAAGAGCCTTTGAAAAAATAGTGTCTAGTGATTTAAATCTTTACAAGAAAGAGGGTTTAGACTTTAATTTCAATGAAAGTAATTTCTATGTAGATAATAAAAATATAGATCTCACAAGAACAGAGACAAAAATTTTGTACTACCTGATAAAAAACAAGTCTCAGGTTATTACTAAGGAATTACTATTTGATTTTGTTTGGGGAATAGATGATGAATTTATTGATCAAAATACACTGAGCGTCAATATTTCTAGGATAAGAAATAAATTAAAACCTTATGACCCAATAGAAACGGTATTTGGAGTTGGTTATAAATGGCAGTTTTAA
- a CDS encoding sensor histidine kinase: MAVLIGFLALIIGIILYKYIVLRNELGELSDYIDKALDGNLETTEFDEKELSKIKSKLIKFLYASQVKETKINTEKSKTKDLIADISHQTKTPITNLSLYISLLEDEPKDEYLEIIKYELNKLEFLIQNLVKSSRLESDIISLQKHQANLKDIVEDVLREFKVILDEKCIIIDLKAEDLIFNLDERWLKEAIHNLVDNAIKYSPNGSTINISVYKSYLNYNLDIENECKDLSEETLPKIFERFYRGKNSVSKDGLGLGLFIAREIIEKHGGNIRASLDENRIKFSVDFPL, encoded by the coding sequence ATGGCAGTTTTAATAGGTTTTTTAGCTCTTATAATTGGAATTATTTTATATAAATACATTGTCTTGAGAAATGAACTGGGTGAACTTTCAGACTACATTGATAAGGCTTTGGATGGAAATTTAGAAACTACAGAATTTGATGAAAAGGAATTATCTAAAATAAAATCAAAACTCATTAAATTCTTATATGCCAGCCAAGTAAAAGAAACAAAAATAAATACAGAAAAAAGTAAAACAAAAGATTTAATAGCAGATATATCACACCAAACTAAGACACCCATTACCAATCTTTCTTTATACATTAGTCTTTTAGAAGATGAGCCGAAAGATGAGTATCTTGAAATTATAAAGTATGAACTTAATAAACTAGAATTTTTAATTCAAAACCTAGTAAAATCTTCTAGGCTAGAATCCGATATTATTTCCTTACAAAAACATCAAGCAAATTTAAAAGATATAGTAGAAGATGTTTTGAGAGAATTTAAAGTAATATTGGATGAAAAATGTATAATCATAGATTTAAAAGCCGAAGACTTAATTTTCAATTTGGACGAAAGATGGCTTAAAGAAGCTATCCACAATCTTGTAGATAATGCTATAAAATACTCGCCCAATGGTTCTACTATTAACATTTCAGTTTATAAATCTTACCTAAACTACAATCTAGACATAGAAAATGAGTGCAAAGACTTATCAGAAGAAACTTTGCCAAAGATATTTGAAAGATTTTATAGAGGAAAAAATTCAGTTTCCAAGGACGGTTTGGGTTTAGGTCTATTTATAGCCAGAGAAATTATAGAAAAGCATGGTGGAAATATAAGAGCGTCTTTAGACGAAAATAGAATAAAATTTTCAGTAGACTTCCCCTTGTGA
- a CDS encoding ABC transporter ATP-binding protein, whose amino-acid sequence MLKVENLKRYYKTNDVEVRALDGVSFEVNKGEFISIIGASGSGKSTLLHLLGGLDYPTSGKVLIDGTDIYALKDDERTIFRRRNIGFVFQAYNLLPMLNVYENIIIPFGLDGDAVDKKYVDSVIDILEISDQKNKMPNELSGGQQQRVAIARALVTKPSLILADEPTGNLDSKSSSQVVYLLKKINKELGNTILMITHDDAVAQAAEKTLRIEDGKLVEKNESQK is encoded by the coding sequence ATGTTAAAAGTAGAAAATTTAAAAAGATATTATAAAACAAATGACGTGGAAGTAAGAGCTCTTGATGGAGTATCTTTCGAAGTAAACAAGGGAGAATTTATTTCTATAATTGGAGCAAGTGGATCTGGGAAATCAACCCTATTACATTTACTAGGTGGACTTGATTATCCTACAAGCGGAAAAGTATTGATTGATGGTACAGACATTTATGCTTTAAAAGATGATGAGAGAACTATTTTTAGGAGAAGAAATATTGGTTTTGTCTTTCAAGCATATAACCTTTTGCCAATGTTAAATGTGTATGAGAATATAATTATTCCCTTTGGTCTAGATGGGGATGCGGTAGATAAAAAATATGTTGATTCTGTAATAGATATACTTGAGATAAGTGATCAAAAAAATAAAATGCCAAACGAATTATCTGGTGGACAGCAACAAAGAGTTGCCATAGCAAGAGCCTTGGTTACCAAACCATCTTTAATTCTAGCTGACGAACCTACAGGAAATTTGGATTCAAAATCTTCTTCCCAAGTTGTTTACTTACTAAAAAAGATTAATAAAGAGCTTGGAAATACTATTCTTATGATTACTCACGATGATGCCGTCGCTCAAGCTGCAGAAAAAACTCTAAGGATAGAAGATGGAAAGCTGGTGGAAAAAAATGAAAGTCAAAAATAG
- a CDS encoding ABC transporter permease produces the protein MESWWKKMKVKNRAYIRRLAKSILNANKSRRNILLLAIALTSILFTSLFSVALGLGKSMETQTMKTVGSISHGSFKELSDKDISILSKDKDIKEFSIREKVGILDDEKISAELSYIDNNGFEWSLIEKVKGKFPEKENDVFIDLATAKKLGYKGEIGEEIEIPYSIEKPYTGEIIEKKSDKFIISGTFQSPIDSNVGVGQIYLSKSYVDKLLLPDTNNDMEVMLKNSFMIKDKLLKIAERNGYKVADSPGNLSDKEIRIGVNFAYILSRGDNADFLIFLHALLLLILVMIAGFLIINNIFKISVNEDINLIGLLKTIGMTKVQVKKLVHLESFIVSIPSIIIGNAIGISIGKIILNKIFSTNVMLANINLSLALILLVILFSTIFTLLTVFLSVMSPARYAAKVSPIDASKYNETQVKKKYKSNSISLGKLAKRQVFSNKFRFVSIVLSMSLSAVILNSVLTYTDNIDLEKGISDVIATDYNIASPKYFRYMYSGSEDGINEKYIGEIENHKGFKSGGALYSYGYEYTYPDIKIEDNKVAPILLGIDDYLINKQKFIDGDFDKDKWQTGNYVIVGEDSDKKSSFKAGDKIKIKVKNSIKEVQIMGNINYNFSDGLRYYPIIQENQFDESSPELDLEYFYLNPNLYKELTGDNSIMSYGFDVEDSEKENFDKLLKSFENEPGFSYDSRDLQIKSFKDFKNLIEFVGYSLSIVLFLISVLNFINVIATEILRNMVNLSILEAIGMTKKNIKKYLVKKNLIYSFCGLVFSFIIMLLVDKYILMDFMEQTKWTSYKFVITPLILVNFVNIIIGVIFTGKFYEKHSQNSLVDRIRSLE, from the coding sequence ATGGAAAGCTGGTGGAAAAAAATGAAAGTCAAAAATAGAGCTTATATAAGGCGTCTTGCAAAAAGTATTTTAAATGCAAATAAAAGTAGGAGAAATATTCTCTTATTAGCAATTGCTTTGACTTCTATACTATTTACAAGTCTATTTTCCGTAGCCTTAGGTTTAGGAAAAAGCATGGAAACCCAAACGATGAAAACTGTGGGGTCAATCAGCCATGGCTCTTTTAAAGAACTTTCTGACAAAGACATAAGTATTTTATCCAAGGATAAAGACATAAAGGAATTTTCAATAAGAGAGAAAGTTGGTATTCTTGATGATGAAAAAATAAGTGCAGAACTATCCTATATAGATAACAATGGATTTGAATGGTCGCTAATAGAAAAAGTTAAAGGGAAATTTCCTGAAAAAGAAAACGACGTATTTATAGATTTAGCAACTGCAAAAAAGTTAGGTTATAAGGGTGAAATTGGAGAAGAGATAGAAATTCCATACAGTATTGAAAAACCTTACACAGGAGAGATTATTGAAAAGAAAAGTGATAAATTTATTATATCTGGAACTTTTCAAAGTCCTATTGACTCCAATGTTGGTGTAGGACAAATTTACTTATCGAAATCCTATGTGGATAAATTATTACTACCAGATACGAATAACGATATGGAAGTAATGCTAAAAAACTCTTTTATGATAAAAGATAAACTCTTAAAAATAGCAGAGAGGAATGGATATAAAGTAGCAGATAGCCCTGGAAATTTATCTGATAAAGAAATAAGAATTGGTGTTAATTTTGCTTATATTTTATCTAGAGGTGATAACGCAGACTTTTTGATATTTTTACACGCATTACTTTTATTAATTTTAGTAATGATTGCAGGATTTTTAATTATCAATAATATATTTAAAATATCTGTAAATGAAGATATAAATTTAATTGGACTACTTAAAACAATTGGTATGACAAAAGTTCAAGTTAAAAAGCTTGTTCATTTAGAATCTTTTATAGTTTCAATCCCATCTATAATAATAGGAAACGCCATAGGTATTTCTATTGGTAAAATAATTTTAAATAAAATATTTTCTACTAATGTAATGCTAGCGAATATAAATCTATCATTAGCCTTAATATTATTAGTTATACTTTTCTCTACCATATTTACTTTATTAACTGTTTTTCTATCCGTTATGAGTCCAGCAAGGTATGCGGCAAAAGTTTCTCCAATAGATGCTAGTAAATATAATGAAACTCAAGTAAAAAAGAAATACAAAAGTAATTCTATTTCACTAGGAAAACTTGCAAAAAGACAAGTATTTTCCAATAAATTTAGATTTGTTTCAATTGTTCTTTCTATGAGTTTATCTGCTGTTATTTTGAACAGTGTCTTAACTTATACAGACAATATTGATCTAGAAAAGGGGATTTCTGATGTAATTGCAACGGACTATAATATAGCAAGCCCAAAATATTTTAGGTATATGTACTCAGGAAGTGAAGACGGTATTAATGAAAAGTATATCGGTGAAATAGAAAACCATAAAGGATTTAAAAGTGGAGGTGCCTTATATTCATACGGTTATGAGTACACATATCCGGATATAAAAATAGAAGACAATAAAGTTGCTCCAATATTATTGGGAATAGATGACTATTTAATAAACAAACAAAAATTTATAGATGGAGATTTTGATAAAGATAAATGGCAAACTGGAAATTATGTCATTGTAGGTGAAGATAGCGATAAGAAATCTTCATTTAAAGCTGGCGATAAAATAAAGATCAAAGTAAAAAATAGCATTAAAGAAGTCCAAATTATGGGAAATATTAATTATAATTTTTCCGATGGATTGAGATATTATCCTATTATCCAGGAAAATCAATTTGATGAGTCTAGCCCTGAGTTAGATTTAGAATATTTTTATTTAAATCCTAATTTGTACAAAGAACTCACAGGCGATAATAGTATAATGTCCTATGGATTTGATGTAGAAGATAGTGAAAAGGAAAATTTTGATAAGTTATTAAAATCTTTTGAAAATGAACCAGGATTTTCCTATGACTCAAGAGATCTTCAAATAAAGTCTTTTAAAGATTTCAAAAATCTTATAGAATTTGTGGGTTATAGTTTATCTATAGTATTATTCTTAATATCTGTACTGAATTTTATAAATGTTATTGCTACTGAAATTTTGAGAAATATGGTGAACTTATCAATCCTTGAAGCAATTGGAATGACAAAGAAAAATATTAAAAAATATTTGGTGAAAAAGAATTTGATTTATTCTTTCTGTGGATTAGTATTTTCTTTCATTATTATGCTTCTTGTAGATAAATATATCTTGATGGATTTTATGGAACAAACTAAGTGGACTTCTTATAAATTTGTAATCACGCCACTTATTCTTGTAAACTTTGTAAATATAATCATTGGAGTAATATTTACTGGAAAGTTTTATGAAAAGCACAGCCAAAATAGTCTTGTAGATAGAATAAGAAGTTTAGAATAA
- a CDS encoding family 1 encapsulin nanocompartment shell protein gives MDFLKRTAAPISKAAWSEIDEAATSVFKNILSGRRVLKVNGPKGLDYTVVDEGRLEEISPVKENEVCAGLYQVQRLVEARINFKLNEWELDNLHRGAKDIDLAPLEEACEKLALYEEESIYNGNKAAGIAGLIPSAGHKIKLGKDANGLLKAIGDAKYALMNAYVAMPYDLVVSKDVYDRLNTVYEGAHLMDTVQKLIGGQIIRSKVVTGAVMFPSKDEDLEFTVGQDFAIGYDNENGTELTLFATESFTLRVLDPDKIVAFTK, from the coding sequence ATGGATTTTTTAAAACGCACAGCAGCTCCGATTTCCAAAGCCGCTTGGTCTGAAATTGACGAGGCAGCCACGTCGGTATTTAAAAATATATTATCCGGCCGCCGCGTCCTCAAGGTGAACGGACCGAAAGGTCTGGACTACACGGTCGTCGATGAAGGTCGACTGGAAGAGATCAGCCCCGTCAAAGAAAACGAAGTCTGCGCCGGACTGTATCAAGTACAGCGCCTGGTCGAAGCACGGATCAACTTCAAACTAAATGAATGGGAACTGGACAACCTTCACCGCGGTGCCAAAGACATCGACTTGGCTCCGCTGGAAGAAGCTTGTGAAAAACTGGCGCTCTACGAAGAAGAGTCCATTTATAACGGCAACAAAGCCGCCGGCATTGCCGGTCTCATTCCTTCAGCCGGTCACAAAATCAAACTCGGCAAAGACGCCAACGGCCTTTTAAAAGCTATAGGCGACGCCAAGTATGCCCTGATGAATGCCTATGTAGCCATGCCTTACGATCTGGTCGTCTCCAAAGACGTTTACGACAGGCTGAATACCGTCTATGAAGGCGCTCACTTGATGGATACCGTGCAAAAACTCATCGGCGGGCAAATCATTCGCTCCAAAGTCGTCACCGGTGCCGTTATGTTCCCATCCAAAGATGAGGATCTGGAATTTACCGTAGGCCAAGACTTCGCCATCGGCTATGACAATGAAAACGGCACGGAACTCACCCTTTTTGCAACCGAGTCGTTTACCCTCCGTGTGTTAGATCCGGATAAGATTGTCGCATTTACGAAGTAA
- a CDS encoding encapsulin-associated ferritin-like protein yields MPNDYHEVATELSDKDRDIIRALNSFKEEVEAVDWYAQRVAVASDPELKDIMWHNAKEEMEHAMMTLEWLRRNQEGWDEHMRTYLFVEGSIMDAETHAEDESEDGSLNIGQL; encoded by the coding sequence ATGCCTAATGATTATCATGAAGTCGCAACTGAACTATCCGATAAAGATCGAGATATTATTCGCGCACTGAACAGTTTTAAAGAAGAAGTGGAAGCAGTGGACTGGTACGCACAACGCGTAGCCGTCGCATCAGATCCGGAGCTCAAAGACATCATGTGGCACAACGCAAAAGAAGAAATGGAACATGCCATGATGACCCTGGAATGGCTTCGCCGTAACCAGGAAGGATGGGATGAGCATATGCGCACCTATCTCTTTGTAGAAGGCTCCATTATGGACGCTGAAACGCATGCCGAAGACGAGTCAGAAGACGGCTCGCTGAATATTGGACAACTTTAA
- a CDS encoding CapA family protein, giving the protein MKTRSLYLTLLCILILTSCTGRVADAPSKGEPTLQKSTDAPTYHAKVWATGDIMYHEPTYRGGDFNQFEFVKEYIQGADLAIGNLETTINPHRSPAGHPLFNTPQEALEGLKDAGFDALSTSNNHCLDTGMEGVFTTQDAIKDYGLTYFGTKKPQEPPKILTVNGIAIGLMATTDLLNGLDGQLSPEERLLLTPSEHDVLIGEIQNLRSLGADVILAYTHGGIEYAEEPTPRQVAIESLLLDYGVDVVLGSHPHVLQRAHAVPGKTPRFAIYSMGNAVSNQRFEWLPHRGVESGVFVELNFEKKDQHTVLTSFILHPTFVDKKDGTTRVYLYSDIAEGGKYRDQIRDIKKADADYPWVVNRLETLNSWTPNGTL; this is encoded by the coding sequence ATGAAAACTCGATCTCTATATCTCACCCTATTATGCATACTGATCCTTACGAGCTGCACCGGCAGGGTCGCAGACGCACCGTCAAAAGGCGAGCCGACCTTACAGAAAAGCACCGATGCTCCCACCTACCATGCCAAAGTCTGGGCCACTGGCGACATTATGTACCATGAGCCAACCTACAGAGGTGGTGATTTCAATCAGTTTGAATTCGTCAAAGAGTACATTCAGGGGGCGGATCTTGCTATCGGCAATTTGGAAACCACCATCAATCCCCATCGTTCTCCCGCCGGTCACCCGCTCTTCAACACGCCGCAAGAAGCCTTGGAGGGCTTGAAAGATGCCGGCTTCGATGCCCTATCCACTTCCAACAACCACTGTTTGGACACCGGCATGGAAGGTGTCTTCACGACTCAGGATGCCATCAAAGACTACGGTCTCACCTACTTCGGCACTAAAAAGCCGCAAGAGCCGCCGAAAATTCTCACAGTAAACGGCATTGCCATCGGTCTGATGGCCACCACCGATCTTTTAAACGGTCTAGACGGCCAACTCTCCCCTGAAGAGCGTCTGCTGCTCACGCCTTCGGAACACGACGTCCTCATCGGTGAAATTCAAAATTTGAGAAGTCTCGGTGCCGATGTGATCCTGGCCTATACCCACGGTGGTATAGAATACGCCGAAGAACCCACACCGCGGCAAGTGGCCATCGAATCCTTGCTGTTAGATTACGGCGTGGATGTGGTGCTCGGCTCTCATCCTCACGTACTTCAAAGAGCACATGCCGTCCCCGGCAAGACGCCTCGCTTTGCCATCTACTCCATGGGCAACGCCGTCTCCAATCAACGCTTCGAATGGCTGCCTCATCGAGGCGTTGAGTCCGGTGTCTTTGTGGAGCTAAATTTCGAAAAAAAGGATCAACACACTGTCCTCACCTCCTTTATCCTTCATCCTACCTTCGTAGATAAAAAGGATGGCACCACCCGTGTGTATCTCTACAGTGACATCGCTGAAGGCGGCAAATATCGTGATCAAATTCGGGACATCAAAAAAGCCGATGCCGACTACCCATGGGTAGTCAATCGACTGGAGACTTTGAATAGTTGGACGCCGAACGGAACCCTTTAA
- a CDS encoding ABC transporter permease — translation MIQDILYYYSINAGYVLEQFLRHFLISVYGVLFACLVGIPLGFFIANKGKLSGVVIGFANVLQTIPSLAMLAILMLGLGIGANIVIVAVFLYSLLPVIKNTVTGIQSIEPNILDAARGMGMTRMQSIFKVEIPLSIAVIMGGIRNALVVAIGVTAIGTFIGAGGLGDIITRGINVANGQAIIVAGALPTALMAILADVLLGMVEKKLQPRSATKHP, via the coding sequence ATGATTCAGGATATTCTTTACTACTACTCCATTAACGCCGGCTATGTGCTGGAACAATTTCTACGCCACTTTCTCATTTCTGTCTATGGCGTACTCTTTGCCTGTCTGGTGGGAATTCCCCTCGGGTTTTTTATCGCCAATAAAGGCAAACTGTCCGGCGTAGTCATCGGCTTTGCCAACGTGCTCCAGACCATACCGTCCCTGGCTATGCTCGCCATTTTAATGCTCGGCCTCGGCATCGGCGCCAACATTGTCATTGTGGCGGTGTTCCTCTACTCCCTCCTGCCGGTGATCAAAAACACCGTCACCGGCATTCAGTCCATTGAACCCAACATCTTAGATGCGGCCAGGGGCATGGGGATGACTCGGATGCAGTCCATCTTTAAGGTGGAGATTCCGCTGTCCATCGCCGTCATCATGGGCGGCATTCGTAACGCTCTGGTCGTGGCCATCGGCGTCACCGCCATCGGCACCTTTATCGGCGCCGGCGGACTGGGCGATATCATCACCCGAGGCATCAACGTTGCGAACGGCCAAGCCATCATTGTAGCAGGTGCGTTGCCGACAGCTCTGATGGCCATCCTCGCCGACGTACTTCTCGGGATGGTGGAGAAAAAATTGCAGCCGCGCTCTGCGACAAAACATCCTTAA